One genomic region from Mesorhizobium terrae encodes:
- a CDS encoding class I adenylate-forming enzyme family protein codes for MRLEEHLHARSADRGQHTALVCNDSRLSYAELWQSARRLASSLHAAHVCKGDRVIVFMDNSQEAVIAAFAIWTAGAVLVPVHPTAKAARIAFVANHCRASVILAQGRLAPVVAESTPLIVNSAHIVLTTPHAALPDATPLSDCLLAEPLPDGSEHRADKDLAAILYTSGSTGEPKGVMMTHVNLDAATGSIVSYLENTQDDVILSVLPLSFGYGLTQLMTAVVCGGTLVLEKSFAFPYAVFERLQAERATGFPLVPSMVAMMLQMRELDPVLFSSLRYVTSAAAPLPVDHIHRLRTILPDARFYSMYGQTECIRASFLPPSQLEQRPGSVGIAIPGAKAYVVDDTGRRTAPGAVGELVISGPNVMQGYWEAPQATAAALRPDPETGGLRLHTGDLFTADAQGFLTFVSRRDDIIKSRGEKVSPKEVEAVLHTLPGIVEALVVGVPDPVLGQAIKALVVPAEPGSISERDVLRHCASLLEDYMVPKSVEFVVELPKTETGKLSRRLAATMPTASEGLPE; via the coding sequence ATGCGCCTCGAAGAGCATCTTCACGCAAGATCGGCTGATCGAGGCCAGCATACGGCGCTTGTTTGCAACGACAGCAGGCTGAGCTACGCCGAACTCTGGCAGTCGGCGCGTCGCCTGGCGTCGTCGCTCCACGCCGCGCACGTCTGCAAGGGCGACCGCGTCATCGTGTTCATGGACAACAGCCAGGAGGCCGTGATCGCGGCTTTCGCGATATGGACGGCAGGCGCCGTACTCGTGCCTGTCCATCCGACGGCAAAGGCCGCCCGCATTGCCTTCGTCGCCAATCATTGCCGGGCCTCCGTCATTCTGGCACAGGGGCGACTGGCTCCCGTCGTGGCGGAATCTACGCCACTCATCGTCAACTCCGCGCACATCGTGCTGACGACGCCGCACGCGGCTCTGCCAGACGCGACCCCGCTGTCTGACTGCCTGCTTGCCGAACCGTTGCCTGACGGGAGCGAGCATCGAGCGGACAAGGATCTAGCAGCAATCCTCTACACCTCGGGCTCCACTGGCGAGCCCAAGGGTGTGATGATGACGCATGTCAATCTCGACGCCGCAACTGGCTCGATCGTTTCCTATCTGGAAAACACGCAAGACGACGTCATCCTCAGCGTATTGCCGCTGTCGTTCGGTTATGGCCTGACGCAATTGATGACGGCTGTTGTCTGCGGCGGAACGCTTGTCCTCGAAAAATCCTTCGCGTTCCCTTACGCGGTTTTTGAACGCCTGCAGGCAGAACGCGCAACCGGTTTCCCGCTGGTGCCGTCGATGGTCGCGATGATGCTGCAGATGCGCGAGCTTGATCCTGTATTGTTTTCGAGCCTGCGTTATGTGACCAGCGCGGCGGCTCCGCTGCCGGTCGATCATATTCACCGGCTAAGGACAATTCTGCCCGACGCGCGCTTTTATTCGATGTACGGCCAGACGGAATGCATTCGCGCTTCTTTCCTGCCACCTAGTCAGTTGGAACAACGGCCAGGTTCCGTGGGGATCGCCATCCCCGGAGCAAAGGCCTATGTGGTCGATGACACCGGCAGGCGAACCGCACCCGGCGCTGTCGGTGAGTTGGTGATCAGCGGACCGAACGTCATGCAAGGTTATTGGGAGGCGCCGCAGGCGACAGCCGCAGCTTTGCGCCCCGACCCGGAGACCGGAGGCCTGAGGCTTCACACCGGCGACCTCTTCACCGCCGATGCGCAAGGGTTCCTGACCTTTGTGTCCCGACGCGACGACATCATCAAATCGCGCGGCGAAAAAGTATCGCCCAAGGAAGTCGAAGCGGTCCTTCATACCTTGCCGGGTATCGTCGAAGCGCTTGTTGTCGGGGTTCCGGACCCCGTTCTAGGCCAGGCGATCAAGGCACTGGTCGTGCCGGCCGAACCCGGTTCGATCAGCGAACGCGACGTGTTGCGCCACTGCGCTAGCCTTCTCGAGGACTACATGGTTCCCAAATCCGTCGAATTCGTCGTCGAACTGCCAAAGACCGAAACCGGAAAGCTTAGCCGGCGTCTCGCCGCGACGATGCCGACCGCCAGCGAGGGCCTACCTGAGTGA
- a CDS encoding acyl carrier protein, whose protein sequence is MADDIKATIRAFIFENFLFGDESQPLPDEMSLIDNDLVDSTGILELVGFIEKRFEMKVEDREIVPANLDSVARIVGYVGRKQAS, encoded by the coding sequence ATGGCGGACGACATCAAGGCAACGATACGGGCCTTCATCTTCGAGAACTTCCTGTTCGGCGACGAAAGCCAGCCGCTTCCGGACGAAATGTCCCTGATCGACAACGATCTTGTCGATTCGACCGGCATTCTCGAACTGGTCGGCTTCATCGAGAAGCGGTTCGAAATGAAGGTCGAAGACCGGGAAATCGTACCGGCCAACCTCGATTCCGTCGCCCGCATCGTCGGCTATGTCGGCCGAAAGCAGGCAAGCTAG
- the asnB gene encoding asparagine synthase (glutamine-hydrolyzing), with amino-acid sequence MCGIAGYFGDGVAPADAVPLLSGMADALAHRGPDDSGIYTDRDIGLTHRRLSIVGLADGHQPMLDGSDNLVISYNGEIFNYVELRARLIAGGRRFRTQSDTEVILHLYDEMGLDCLHELNGDFAFALWDTKLRRMVLARDRMGVRPLFHAKRGDTLFFASEIKALLTVPGIAAELDPYALDQIFTLWTPLAPRTIFRGISELPPGHLMLIERGRTEIRPWWRQSFPDAGDVQHKPDAVEELRALLDDATRIRLRADVPVGSYLSGGLDSSLISALAARAVPGNLRTFSLGFDTQEHDESRWQAMMAATLGVEHHAVRCTANDIGRLFPDVVRHVERPILRTAPAPLGKLSALVHDHGLKTVLTGEGADELFAGYDIFREAKLRRFCGRQPQSRLRPLLFQRLYPYLPGLKRQSPEYLAKFFGAGDDKIDDPLYSHRPRFRSTGSAKLFFSTSLKEQLGTYDATAELAAMLPADFPRWHPLHQAQYLETSFLLPGYILSAQGDRMMMANGVEGRFPFLDPRLIDFAAALPPDMKLHGLREKHILKQAAKGLVPEPIIERPKQPYRAPDSQAFAAAPPDYLEDLLSEKTVGKGGLFNAPAVEKLKSKMLRQGASSFRDDTAFIGIVSTQLWLDTFLTR; translated from the coding sequence ATGTGCGGTATAGCGGGCTATTTCGGTGATGGCGTGGCGCCGGCGGACGCGGTGCCGCTTCTGTCCGGCATGGCCGACGCCCTGGCGCATCGGGGCCCGGACGACAGCGGCATTTATACCGACCGCGACATCGGATTGACGCATCGCCGCCTGTCGATCGTCGGCCTGGCGGACGGCCATCAGCCGATGCTGGACGGGTCCGACAATCTGGTCATTTCCTACAATGGCGAGATCTTCAACTATGTCGAATTGCGCGCCCGGCTGATCGCCGGCGGGCGGCGCTTCCGCACCCAATCGGATACCGAGGTGATCCTGCACCTCTACGACGAAATGGGGCTCGACTGCCTGCACGAGCTCAACGGCGATTTCGCCTTCGCGCTCTGGGATACGAAACTCCGGCGCATGGTGCTGGCGCGCGACCGCATGGGTGTTCGCCCGCTCTTCCATGCCAAGCGCGGCGACACCTTGTTCTTCGCTTCCGAGATCAAGGCGCTTCTCACCGTACCCGGCATCGCGGCAGAGCTCGATCCGTACGCGCTGGATCAGATCTTCACCCTGTGGACGCCATTGGCACCACGAACGATCTTCCGCGGCATTTCCGAATTGCCGCCCGGCCATCTGATGCTGATCGAGCGCGGCCGAACGGAAATACGCCCCTGGTGGCGGCAGAGTTTCCCTGACGCGGGCGATGTCCAGCACAAGCCGGATGCCGTCGAAGAACTGCGGGCACTGCTCGACGACGCCACGCGCATTCGCCTTCGAGCCGACGTGCCTGTCGGCTCCTATTTGTCGGGCGGACTGGATTCCTCCCTGATTTCGGCGCTGGCCGCACGCGCCGTGCCCGGCAATCTCAGGACATTCTCGCTCGGCTTCGATACCCAGGAGCACGACGAAAGCCGCTGGCAGGCGATGATGGCGGCGACGCTCGGCGTTGAACACCATGCGGTTCGTTGCACCGCCAACGATATTGGACGCCTGTTCCCGGACGTGGTCAGGCATGTCGAGCGGCCGATCCTGCGCACGGCGCCGGCGCCATTGGGAAAATTGTCGGCACTGGTGCATGACCACGGTCTGAAGACCGTGCTGACTGGCGAGGGCGCCGATGAACTGTTTGCCGGCTATGATATTTTCCGCGAGGCAAAGCTGCGCCGTTTCTGCGGCAGGCAACCGCAGTCGCGTCTGCGTCCGTTGCTGTTCCAGCGCCTCTATCCCTATTTGCCAGGCTTGAAGCGGCAATCGCCGGAATATCTGGCGAAGTTCTTCGGCGCCGGCGACGACAAGATCGATGATCCGCTCTATTCGCACCGACCGCGCTTTCGCTCCACCGGATCGGCCAAGCTCTTCTTTTCCACCAGCCTCAAGGAACAGCTCGGCACCTATGATGCAACGGCGGAACTGGCGGCAATGCTGCCGGCGGACTTCCCGCGCTGGCATCCGTTGCACCAGGCGCAATATCTCGAGACCAGCTTCCTGCTGCCGGGATATATCCTTTCCGCGCAGGGCGATCGTATGATGATGGCGAACGGCGTTGAAGGCCGTTTTCCTTTCCTCGACCCGCGCCTCATCGACTTTGCTGCCGCCCTGCCCCCGGACATGAAGCTGCATGGCCTCAGGGAGAAGCATATTCTCAAACAGGCCGCGAAAGGCCTGGTGCCGGAGCCGATCATCGAGAGACCGAAGCAACCTTATCGCGCGCCCGACAGCCAGGCCTTCGCCGCAGCGCCGCCGGACTATCTGGAGGACCTTCTGTCGGAAAAGACGGTTGGAAAAGGCGGCCTGTTCAATGCCCCGGCCGTGGAAAAACTGAAGAGCAAGATGCTTCGCCAGGGAGCGAGCAGTTTTCGCGACGACACGGCCTTTATCGGGATTGTCTCGACCCAACTCTGGTTGGATACATTTCTCACACGCTAA
- the hpaH gene encoding 2-oxo-hept-4-ene-1,7-dioate hydratase yields the protein MTPAEIEDAAQRLFAAERNRRQIRLLSLDFPKATMDDAYKVQAALVKKKRDAGAIAKGWKIGLTSKAMQSALNIDIPDSGILFDDMFFADGGTVPANRFIQPRIEAEIAFVMKAPLRGPNATIFDVLNATDYITPALEILDTRIERVNKETGKVRTFFDTISDNAANAGIVLGGRPIRPQEADMRWIGAIVSRNAEVEETGLGAGVLNHPAMGIVWLANRLHAYGMEIAAGEVVLSGSFVRPVEARHGDTIVADFGAYGTISVFFE from the coding sequence ATGACCCCCGCCGAAATCGAGGATGCCGCGCAGCGCCTGTTCGCGGCCGAGCGCAACCGGCGCCAGATCCGCCTGCTCAGCCTCGATTTCCCGAAGGCGACGATGGACGACGCCTATAAGGTGCAGGCGGCGCTGGTGAAGAAGAAGCGCGATGCCGGCGCCATTGCGAAGGGCTGGAAGATCGGCCTGACCTCCAAGGCCATGCAATCGGCGCTCAACATCGACATCCCGGATTCCGGCATTCTCTTCGACGACATGTTCTTCGCCGACGGCGGCACGGTACCGGCCAATCGCTTCATCCAGCCGCGCATCGAGGCCGAGATCGCCTTCGTCATGAAGGCGCCGCTGCGCGGCCCGAACGCCACCATCTTCGATGTGTTGAACGCCACCGACTACATCACGCCGGCGCTCGAAATCCTCGATACGCGCATCGAGCGCGTCAACAAGGAGACCGGCAAGGTCCGTACCTTCTTCGATACCATTTCCGACAATGCCGCCAATGCCGGCATCGTGCTGGGTGGAAGGCCGATCCGCCCGCAGGAGGCCGACATGCGCTGGATCGGCGCCATCGTCTCGCGCAATGCCGAGGTGGAGGAAACCGGCCTGGGCGCCGGCGTGCTGAACCATCCGGCCATGGGCATCGTCTGGCTGGCCAACCGCCTTCATGCCTATGGAATGGAGATCGCCGCCGGCGAGGTCGTTCTCTCCGGTTCCTTCGTCCGCCCGGTGGAGGCACGCCATGGCGACACCATCGTCGCCGATTTCGGTGCTTACGGCACGATCAGCGTCTTCTTCGAATAG
- a CDS encoding fumarylacetoacetate hydrolase family protein, with product MSALARIATFTAGGKTRYGAITDTGAIDLSGRHGGQWPTLREVIEAGALRRLAEEAAGLPVDFGLSDIAYEIPVPMPEKIICVGVNFPDRNEEYKDGQAAPSNPSLFIRFPRSFVGHGANLVRPPESPQLDYEGEIVIVIGKGGRRISEAAALDHIAALSLCNEGTIRDWVRHAKFNVTQGKNFDRTGSIGPWLVPFTGEAQIADIKLQTRVNGEVRQSDRTSRMIFSFRKIIAYISTFTTLVPGDVIVTGTPTGAGARFDPPIWLKPGDVIEVEADGIGILRNGVVDE from the coding sequence ATGAGCGCATTGGCACGCATCGCCACCTTCACCGCCGGCGGCAAGACACGCTACGGCGCCATCACCGATACCGGCGCCATCGATCTTTCCGGTCGCCATGGCGGCCAATGGCCGACCCTGCGGGAGGTCATCGAGGCCGGCGCCCTGCGGCGGCTGGCGGAAGAAGCAGCGGGATTGCCGGTCGATTTCGGCCTGTCCGACATCGCCTATGAAATCCCGGTACCAATGCCGGAGAAAATCATCTGCGTCGGCGTCAATTTTCCCGACCGCAACGAGGAGTACAAGGACGGCCAGGCCGCACCTTCGAACCCTTCGCTGTTCATCCGCTTTCCGCGTTCCTTCGTCGGCCACGGCGCCAATCTGGTGCGGCCACCGGAATCGCCGCAGCTCGACTATGAGGGCGAAATCGTCATCGTCATCGGCAAGGGCGGCCGCCGCATTTCTGAAGCCGCCGCGCTCGACCATATCGCGGCACTTTCGCTGTGCAACGAAGGCACCATTCGCGACTGGGTGAGACACGCCAAGTTCAACGTCACCCAGGGCAAGAACTTCGACCGCACCGGCTCGATCGGCCCCTGGCTCGTGCCCTTCACCGGCGAGGCGCAGATCGCCGACATCAAGCTGCAGACCCGCGTCAATGGCGAGGTCCGCCAGAGCGATCGCACCAGCCGCATGATCTTCTCCTTTCGCAAGATCATCGCCTATATTTCGACCTTCACGACGCTGGTGCCCGGCGATGTCATCGTCACCGGCACGCCGACCGGCGCCGGCGCCCGTTTCGATCCGCCGATCTGGCTGAAGCCGGGCGACGTGATCGAAGTCGAGGCCGACGGCATCGGCATCCTGCGCAACGGAGTTGTTGACGAGTGA
- the hpaD gene encoding 3,4-dihydroxyphenylacetate 2,3-dioxygenase: MSLPQPNLYPAFNIVRLSHVELAVTDLAKSRAFYVDTLGLQVTDESKDAIYLRALEERGHHCIVLRRADKAEARDLGFKLYSEEDLDKAEHFFKGKGLPVEWVERPYQSRTFRTRDPHGIPLEFYSKMDRLPPIHQKYALYKGVKPLRIDHFNCYSPNVDESVAFYNELGFRVTEYTEDAETGKLWAAWTHRKGGVHDIAFTNGRGPRLHHVAFWVPTPLNIIDLLDLMATTGWLANIERGPGRHGISNAFFLYVRDPDNHRIEIYCSDYQTVDPDLEPIKWDLKDPQRQTLWGAPAPRSWFEEGSVFAGVEPREPDLAASPIIAP, from the coding sequence ATGTCTTTGCCGCAACCCAATCTCTATCCCGCCTTCAACATCGTGCGGCTGAGCCATGTCGAACTCGCAGTCACGGATCTGGCGAAATCGCGCGCGTTCTATGTCGATACGCTCGGCCTGCAGGTGACCGACGAAAGCAAGGACGCAATCTACCTGCGCGCGCTGGAAGAGCGCGGCCATCACTGCATCGTTTTGAGGAGGGCCGACAAGGCGGAGGCCCGCGACCTCGGCTTCAAGCTTTATAGCGAGGAAGACCTCGACAAGGCGGAACACTTCTTCAAGGGCAAGGGCCTGCCGGTGGAATGGGTCGAGCGCCCATACCAGTCACGCACTTTCCGCACACGCGATCCGCACGGCATTCCGCTCGAATTCTATTCCAAGATGGACCGCCTGCCGCCGATCCACCAGAAATACGCGCTCTACAAGGGTGTGAAGCCGCTGCGCATCGACCACTTCAACTGCTATTCGCCGAATGTCGATGAATCGGTGGCCTTCTACAACGAGCTCGGCTTCCGCGTGACCGAATACACGGAAGATGCCGAGACCGGCAAATTGTGGGCGGCCTGGACGCATCGCAAGGGCGGCGTGCACGACATCGCCTTCACCAACGGTCGCGGCCCGCGCCTGCACCACGTCGCCTTCTGGGTGCCGACGCCGCTCAACATCATCGACCTGCTCGACCTGATGGCCACCACCGGCTGGCTGGCCAATATCGAGCGCGGCCCGGGCCGGCATGGCATTTCCAATGCCTTTTTCCTCTACGTCCGCGACCCCGACAACCACCGTATCGAGATCTATTGCTCGGACTACCAGACGGTCGACCCGGATCTCGAGCCGATCAAATGGGATTTGAAGGACCCGCAGCGACAGACGCTGTGGGGCGCGCCGGCACCACGTTCCTGGTTCGAGGAAGGCAGCGTTTTCGCCGGCGTCGAGCCGCGCGAGCCCGATCTCGCCGCTTCGCCCATCATCGCTCCGTGA
- the hpaE gene encoding 5-carboxymethyl-2-hydroxymuconate semialdehyde dehydrogenase: MSALDDNLRKASGYLERFTRDGVLNHIAGEAVPAADGATFETISPVDLKPLAKVAQGKAADIDRAAKAAKAAFREWAALSGDARKKLLHKIADAIVARAEEIAFVECMDTGQSLKFMAKAALRGAENFRFYADRAPQARDGNTIQGPGQVNMTTRVPIGPVGIITPWNTPFMLSTWKIAPALAAGCTIVHKPAEFSPLSARLLVEIAEEAGLPKGVWNLVNGLGEEAGKALTEHPDIKAIGFVGESRTGSMIMKQGADTLKRVHFELGGKNPVVVFADADLERAADAAVFMIYSLNGERCTSSSRLLVEASIHDKFTALVAEKAKRIKIGHPLDPETVVGPLIHPVHEKKVLSYIEIAKSEGVTVAAGGTKFDGPGGGCYVAPTLFTGANNTMRIAREEVFGPVLTAIPFKDEAEALEIANDTQYGLTGYLWTSDVTRAFRFTEALEAGMIWVNSENVRHLPTPFGGVKNSGIGRDGGDWSFDFYMETKNIAFATKPHAIQKLGG; the protein is encoded by the coding sequence ATGAGCGCACTGGACGACAATCTGCGCAAGGCAAGCGGCTATCTTGAGCGCTTCACGCGCGACGGCGTGCTGAACCATATCGCCGGCGAGGCAGTGCCGGCCGCCGACGGTGCGACTTTCGAGACGATTTCTCCTGTCGACCTGAAACCGCTCGCCAAGGTGGCGCAGGGCAAGGCGGCCGACATCGACCGCGCCGCCAAGGCAGCCAAGGCCGCTTTCCGCGAATGGGCCGCGCTATCCGGCGATGCGCGCAAGAAACTCCTGCACAAGATCGCCGACGCCATCGTGGCGCGCGCCGAGGAAATCGCCTTCGTCGAGTGCATGGACACCGGCCAGTCGCTGAAATTCATGGCCAAGGCGGCACTGCGCGGCGCCGAGAACTTCCGCTTCTATGCCGACCGCGCCCCGCAGGCGCGCGACGGCAACACCATACAAGGCCCCGGCCAGGTCAACATGACCACGCGCGTGCCGATCGGCCCGGTGGGTATCATCACCCCCTGGAATACGCCCTTCATGCTGTCGACATGGAAGATCGCGCCGGCGCTCGCCGCCGGCTGCACGATCGTCCACAAGCCGGCCGAATTCTCGCCGCTGAGCGCGCGGTTGCTGGTCGAGATCGCCGAGGAAGCAGGGCTGCCCAAGGGCGTCTGGAACCTCGTCAATGGCCTCGGCGAGGAAGCCGGCAAGGCGCTGACCGAGCATCCCGACATCAAGGCGATCGGCTTCGTCGGCGAAAGCCGCACCGGCTCCATGATCATGAAGCAGGGCGCCGATACGCTGAAACGCGTGCATTTCGAACTGGGCGGCAAGAACCCTGTCGTCGTCTTCGCCGATGCCGATCTCGAACGCGCCGCCGACGCCGCCGTCTTCATGATCTATTCGCTGAATGGCGAGCGCTGCACGTCGTCCTCGCGCCTGCTGGTCGAGGCCTCGATCCACGACAAGTTCACGGCCCTCGTTGCCGAGAAGGCGAAACGCATCAAGATTGGCCACCCGCTCGATCCCGAGACCGTGGTCGGCCCGCTGATCCATCCGGTGCACGAAAAGAAGGTGCTGTCCTATATCGAGATCGCCAAGTCGGAGGGCGTCACCGTCGCCGCCGGCGGCACCAAGTTCGATGGCCCGGGTGGCGGTTGTTATGTTGCCCCCACCCTCTTCACCGGCGCCAACAACACCATGCGCATTGCACGCGAGGAGGTTTTCGGACCGGTGCTGACCGCCATCCCGTTCAAGGACGAGGCGGAGGCGCTGGAGATCGCCAACGACACGCAGTACGGTCTCACCGGCTATCTGTGGACGTCGGATGTGACGCGCGCCTTCCGCTTCACCGAAGCGCTGGAAGCCGGCATGATTTGGGTGAATTCGGAAAATGTGCGTCACTTGCCGACGCCGTTCGGCGGTGTGAAGAATTCCGGCATCGGCCGCGACGGCGGCGACTGGTCGTTCGATTTCTACATGGAAACCAAGAACATCGCTTTCGCGACCAAGCCGCACGCCATCCAGAAGCTTGGCGGCTGA
- a CDS encoding 5-carboxymethyl-2-hydroxymuconate Delta-isomerase: MPHMAIEYSANLDAAVDMDGLCALVADTMLETGLFEIGAIRVRAFRAQSYAIADRLPQNGFIDMNLRIGKGRSAEEKKSAGEAIFAAVSARLAELFATPHFALSLEIREIDAELSWKKNAIHPRLRGK, encoded by the coding sequence TTGCCTCACATGGCCATCGAATACTCAGCAAACCTCGACGCGGCCGTCGACATGGACGGCCTTTGCGCGCTCGTGGCCGACACGATGCTGGAAACAGGATTGTTCGAGATCGGCGCCATTCGCGTTCGCGCTTTCCGGGCGCAATCCTATGCGATCGCCGACCGACTGCCGCAAAACGGCTTCATCGACATGAACCTGCGCATCGGCAAGGGCCGCAGCGCGGAGGAAAAGAAAAGCGCCGGCGAGGCGATCTTTGCCGCCGTCTCGGCACGGCTGGCCGAGCTTTTTGCGACCCCGCATTTCGCTTTGTCGCTGGAAATCCGCGAGATCGACGCTGAGCTGAGCTGGAAAAAGAACGCCATCCACCCGCGGCTGCGCGGCAAGTGA
- the hpaR gene encoding homoprotocatechuate degradation operon regulator HpaR: MALLRAREVIMAHFRPMLARHDITEQQWRVLRVLAEAGPLEATELANRASILPPSLTRIIKALEERRLMTRNKVKDDGRRALLAITGSGVALIEDLAPERVAIYDAIEKRFGGEEHEKLLDMLESLIQSESSEN, translated from the coding sequence ATGGCGCTGTTGCGCGCCCGCGAAGTCATCATGGCGCATTTCCGGCCCATGCTTGCCCGGCACGATATTACCGAGCAGCAATGGCGCGTGCTGCGGGTGTTGGCGGAGGCGGGGCCGCTTGAGGCGACCGAACTCGCCAACCGCGCCTCGATCCTGCCGCCCAGCCTCACGCGCATCATCAAGGCGCTGGAAGAACGCCGGCTGATGACACGCAACAAGGTCAAGGACGACGGCAGGCGCGCGCTCCTGGCGATCACCGGCAGCGGTGTGGCGCTGATCGAGGATTTGGCGCCTGAACGCGTCGCCATCTACGACGCCATCGAGAAACGTTTCGGCGGCGAGGAGCACGAGAAGCTGCTCGATATGCTGGAAAGCCTGATCCAGTCGGAGAGCAGCGAAAACTGA
- a CDS encoding flavin reductase: MQPQVSRLEFRDAMARVCAPVNIITTDGPAGRGGFTATAMCSVSDDPPTLLVCMNERSAQTGMFLDNRRFCVNVLTQAHTHLAGKFAGAIRDMGERYQAASWQTMPSGMPALLDAIVSFDCEIDGVNKVGTHNVMFGRVIDIRHGSGEAALLYVDRNYTQPAALGSFGG, encoded by the coding sequence ATGCAGCCCCAGGTCTCCAGGCTCGAGTTTCGCGACGCGATGGCGCGTGTGTGCGCACCCGTCAACATCATCACCACGGACGGGCCGGCGGGACGCGGCGGCTTTACCGCGACCGCCATGTGCAGCGTTTCCGACGATCCGCCCACCTTGCTCGTCTGCATGAACGAGCGGTCGGCGCAGACGGGAATGTTCCTCGACAACCGACGCTTCTGCGTCAATGTGCTGACGCAGGCGCATACACATCTCGCCGGCAAATTCGCCGGCGCCATCCGCGACATGGGCGAGCGTTACCAGGCGGCAAGCTGGCAAACCATGCCTTCCGGAATGCCGGCATTGCTCGATGCCATTGTATCCTTCGATTGCGAGATCGACGGCGTGAACAAGGTCGGCACGCACAATGTCATGTTCGGCCGCGTGATCGACATCCGTCACGGCAGCGGCGAGGCGGCTCTGCTCTATGTCGACCGCAACTACACCCAGCCAGCAGCGCTTGGCAGTTTTGGTGGGTGA